The following proteins come from a genomic window of Blastococcus sp. HT6-30:
- a CDS encoding flagellar FlbD family protein, which translates to MIRVTRLNGDQFALNPDLIERVEGHPDTVAFLVDGTKYVVRESVDEVLQEIREHRAGILAISYAMDRGTYRRHIPGQQVSGSSVVPFPVREER; encoded by the coding sequence GTGATCCGAGTGACGCGCCTGAACGGCGACCAGTTCGCGCTCAACCCCGACCTGATCGAAAGGGTCGAGGGCCACCCGGACACGGTGGCCTTCCTGGTGGACGGCACGAAGTACGTGGTTCGGGAGAGCGTGGACGAGGTCCTCCAGGAGATCCGCGAGCACCGCGCCGGCATCCTCGCCATCTCCTACGCGATGGACCGGGGAACCTACCGCCGGCACATCCCCGGGCAGCAGGTCAGCGGTTCGTCGGTCGTGCCGTTCCCCGTCCGAGAGGAGCGCTGA
- a CDS encoding flagellar basal body-associated FliL family protein, with product MSKQDKNAPAEGEETEAKSGKKKLLLVLAVAVLAGAGAAYFFLFAGSGKAEAEEEPVSSGTFLALDPVAVNLAGGGYLKIGVALELTEDGAAGGGHGGGGPDGSKAMDLIISTFSQADPRDVTGAREALKESLQAKIIEAYTDHDVKAVMGIYYTEYVTQ from the coding sequence ATGAGCAAGCAGGACAAGAACGCCCCCGCCGAGGGCGAGGAGACCGAGGCCAAGAGCGGGAAGAAGAAGCTTCTCCTCGTGCTGGCCGTCGCCGTGCTCGCCGGGGCGGGCGCCGCCTACTTCTTCCTGTTCGCCGGCTCGGGCAAGGCCGAGGCGGAGGAGGAGCCGGTGTCCAGCGGCACGTTCCTCGCGCTGGACCCGGTGGCGGTCAACCTCGCCGGTGGCGGCTACCTGAAGATCGGCGTGGCCCTGGAGCTGACCGAGGACGGCGCCGCGGGTGGCGGTCACGGTGGTGGCGGGCCGGACGGCTCCAAGGCCATGGACCTGATCATCTCGACGTTCTCACAGGCAGACCCGCGGGACGTGACCGGTGCCCGCGAGGCGCTCAAGGAGTCGCTGCAGGCGAAGATCATCGAGGCCTACACCGACCACGACGTCAAGGCCGTCATGGGCATCTACTACACCGAGTACGTAACCCAGTGA
- a CDS encoding MotA/TolQ/ExbB proton channel family protein, whose amino-acid sequence MDPATLIGFGVSLVALLAFMVMEGADPTSLIFLPAIILVIVATFGAAMSGQTMDDIKKLPAWFTMAVMPAKVAPPTDQIRILVTLAEKARKEGLLALEAQAKAIEEPFLRRGLQMAIDGTDPEELRAVLESEIAAKKSEDKVAAKFMTTMGGYAPTIGIVGCIVGLMNVMGSLSNPEALGPMIAAAFVATLWGVMAANFWFLPMGAKIMRVSELQAAQMELLVEGITEIQAGTSPRAVRLKLTSLVPPGSVAKEAA is encoded by the coding sequence GTGGATCCGGCCACCCTCATCGGCTTCGGCGTCTCGCTCGTCGCCCTCCTCGCCTTCATGGTCATGGAGGGCGCCGACCCGACGTCGCTGATCTTCCTCCCGGCGATCATCCTGGTCATCGTCGCCACGTTCGGTGCGGCGATGTCCGGGCAGACGATGGACGACATCAAGAAGCTGCCCGCCTGGTTCACGATGGCGGTGATGCCGGCCAAGGTGGCGCCGCCGACCGACCAGATCCGGATCCTGGTGACGCTCGCGGAGAAGGCCCGCAAGGAAGGCCTGCTGGCGCTGGAGGCCCAGGCCAAGGCGATCGAGGAGCCGTTCCTGCGACGCGGCCTGCAGATGGCCATCGACGGCACCGACCCCGAGGAGCTGCGCGCGGTCCTCGAGAGCGAGATCGCCGCCAAGAAGTCCGAGGACAAGGTCGCCGCCAAGTTCATGACCACGATGGGCGGCTACGCGCCGACCATCGGCATCGTCGGCTGCATCGTCGGCCTGATGAACGTGATGGGGAGCCTCAGCAACCCCGAGGCGCTGGGCCCGATGATCGCCGCGGCGTTCGTCGCCACCCTGTGGGGCGTCATGGCCGCCAACTTCTGGTTCCTGCCGATGGGCGCCAAGATCATGCGGGTCAGCGAGCTGCAGGCCGCCCAGATGGAGCTGCTCGTCGAGGGCATCACCGAGATCCAGGCCGGTACCAGCCCGCGCGCCGTCCGGCTGAAGCTGACCTCCCTCGTGCCGCCGGGCTCGGTCGCCAAGGAAGCCGCGTGA
- a CDS encoding flagellar motor protein MotB, with protein sequence MSAGRVRRRGKKHEEEEHENHERWMVSYADMMTLLFVLFVVLFAMSQVDQAKFAALAKGLAQTLGTPITVQPSSTPEGSVLDGLPAVIDIASAIPPDPTVQQAQVDQAAAQAAAERAERVAAEAQQAYAELAAARDRIEAALAAAGYAGAARYEIDERGLVVHIVADQVLFDAEEAALRPDGRAILAAVAPAVAGLPNELGVEGHTNHLPVTRGGPWPSNWELSTYRATTVLRYLAAEGVPQPRMSATGYSSTRPLVPEADPNAVTVNRRVDVVVLSTASAEANALLPGIDAANQGDPE encoded by the coding sequence GTGAGCGCCGGGCGCGTCCGGCGCCGCGGCAAGAAGCACGAGGAGGAGGAGCACGAGAACCACGAGCGGTGGATGGTGTCCTACGCGGACATGATGACGCTGCTGTTCGTGCTCTTCGTGGTGCTCTTCGCCATGAGCCAGGTCGACCAGGCCAAGTTCGCCGCCCTGGCCAAGGGCCTGGCGCAGACGCTGGGCACCCCGATCACCGTGCAGCCCAGCTCCACCCCCGAGGGTTCGGTGCTCGATGGGCTGCCGGCCGTGATCGACATCGCCTCCGCCATCCCGCCGGACCCGACGGTGCAGCAGGCGCAGGTCGACCAGGCCGCGGCCCAGGCGGCGGCCGAGCGCGCCGAGCGGGTCGCCGCCGAGGCGCAGCAGGCGTACGCCGAGCTCGCCGCGGCCCGCGACCGGATCGAGGCGGCGCTCGCCGCGGCCGGCTACGCCGGCGCCGCGCGCTACGAGATCGACGAGCGCGGCCTCGTCGTGCACATCGTGGCCGACCAGGTGCTCTTCGACGCCGAGGAGGCGGCGCTGCGGCCCGATGGCCGCGCCATCCTCGCCGCCGTCGCGCCCGCCGTCGCCGGGCTGCCCAACGAGCTCGGGGTCGAGGGGCACACCAACCACCTGCCGGTCACCCGGGGCGGCCCGTGGCCCTCGAACTGGGAGCTGTCGACGTATCGCGCCACCACCGTCCTGCGGTACCTGGCCGCCGAGGGCGTCCCGCAGCCGCGGATGTCGGCCACCGGCTACTCCTCGACCCGGCCGCTGGTGCCCGAGGCGGACCCGAACGCCGTCACCGTCAACCGGCGGGTCGACGTCGTCGTCCTGTCCACCGCCTCGGCGGAGGCCAACGCCCTCCTGCCGGGCATCGACGCCGCCAACCAGGGAGATCCCGAATGA